In the genome of Polaribacter atrinae, one region contains:
- a CDS encoding DUF6503 family protein: protein MKYLSILFLAFLISCKPSENKLTAQQIIDKAIVSSGADKVANSEIKFKFRDKEYIANRKSSGSFKLTRKQKDEKAGFISDVLSNEKFERLVNGIPYQVNDSIANILSNSVNSVHYFSVLPFGLNDKAVIKKLLPSTTVKDKEYYKIQVTFSEDGGGEDFDDIFIYWIGKQDFLVDYLAYSYHTNGGGKRFRAINKEVLKNGIRFVNYDNYKPLNKEISLIDIDKAFEKNELKKLSEINLENIEVQILK, encoded by the coding sequence ATGAAATATTTATCAATTCTTTTTTTAGCTTTCTTAATTTCTTGTAAACCTTCTGAAAACAAGTTGACTGCACAACAAATTATTGATAAAGCCATTGTTTCATCTGGTGCGGATAAAGTGGCTAATTCTGAAATTAAATTCAAATTTAGAGACAAAGAATATATTGCTAATAGAAAATCTTCTGGTAGTTTTAAGCTTACAAGAAAGCAGAAAGACGAAAAAGCAGGATTTATTTCAGATGTTTTAAGCAATGAGAAATTTGAAAGATTAGTAAACGGCATTCCGTATCAAGTAAACGATTCAATCGCAAACATTCTATCGAATTCTGTAAATTCGGTACATTATTTTTCAGTATTACCATTTGGGTTAAATGACAAAGCAGTGATAAAAAAGTTATTGCCATCAACTACTGTAAAGGATAAAGAATATTATAAAATACAAGTTACTTTTTCTGAAGATGGAGGAGGAGAAGATTTTGATGATATTTTTATCTATTGGATAGGAAAACAAGATTTTTTAGTTGATTATTTAGCATATTCTTACCACACAAATGGCGGAGGAAAACGTTTTAGAGCTATAAATAAAGAAGTCTTAAAAAACGGAATTCGTTTTGTGAATTATGACAATTATAAGCCTTTAAATAAAGAAATTTCTTTAATTGATATTGATAAAGCATTTGAAAAAAATGAGCTTAAAAAATTATCAGAAATCAATCTAGAAAATATCGAAGTACAGATTTTAAAGTAA